From a single bacterium genomic region:
- a CDS encoding diguanylate cyclase: protein MLIVEDNSQLREMFCEVFEGHSCRPLPAKNFNEAKELLGSQRVDLAVIDYWLPDGNGVDLVRHIKKAQPNAQILFVTATSSDKLELDGLRNEVFAFLPKPADVKILWSNARRALSLGHLSQENKALQGDVQQYYRELDFGRRELDAVKQIAALTSDTEDFRLHVPEALAILQGAVGEGAALTFHAAFRSENSLVLSQCCGISAEEEEALSALDFDGGLVGKAGSSRKMVAAEDFGGLPLGLRPHSDEPVAPASFKKAVIYPVGLRNRILGVLLMLFRDEGTFLEEELALYGSLGRLFSISMENSFLNERAMIDGLTTLYNRGYFDERFAEELSRAQRHGHEVTLCLADLDNFKAINDTYGHLVGDRVLHEVARCFKVQLRTSDFAARYGGEEFVLILAETSLEGGALAAEKIRKAITDMVFEVSPDPDEDLLQITCSFGISAYPVHGGTQENVIHQADRALYRAKAEGGNKVVSA from the coding sequence GTGCTGATCGTCGAAGACAATTCGCAGCTTCGCGAGATGTTTTGCGAAGTGTTCGAGGGGCACTCCTGCCGACCGCTCCCGGCCAAAAACTTCAATGAAGCCAAAGAACTCCTGGGAAGCCAAAGGGTGGATTTGGCGGTCATCGATTACTGGCTGCCCGACGGGAACGGCGTGGATCTGGTCCGGCACATCAAAAAGGCGCAGCCGAACGCCCAAATTCTCTTCGTGACGGCGACCAGCTCGGACAAACTCGAACTCGACGGCCTTCGGAACGAGGTGTTTGCCTTTCTCCCCAAGCCCGCTGATGTGAAAATTTTGTGGTCGAATGCACGGCGGGCGCTGAGCCTGGGGCATCTCTCGCAGGAGAACAAGGCGCTTCAGGGCGATGTCCAGCAGTACTACCGCGAACTGGATTTCGGTCGGCGCGAACTCGATGCCGTCAAGCAAATCGCCGCGCTCACCAGCGACACAGAAGATTTCCGATTGCACGTACCCGAAGCCCTGGCCATTCTGCAGGGCGCCGTCGGCGAGGGGGCGGCGCTGACCTTCCACGCGGCGTTTCGCTCGGAAAACAGCCTGGTACTTTCCCAGTGTTGCGGAATCTCGGCCGAGGAAGAAGAGGCTTTGTCCGCGCTCGATTTCGACGGCGGCCTGGTCGGAAAAGCAGGCAGCAGCCGGAAGATGGTGGCCGCCGAGGATTTCGGCGGCCTCCCCCTTGGGTTGCGTCCCCACTCGGATGAACCCGTCGCACCCGCTTCCTTCAAGAAGGCGGTTATTTATCCGGTAGGGCTGCGGAACCGGATTCTGGGTGTTCTGCTGATGCTGTTCCGGGATGAGGGCACTTTTCTCGAGGAGGAACTCGCCCTCTACGGTTCGCTGGGCCGTCTTTTCAGCATCTCGATGGAAAACTCATTTTTGAACGAACGGGCGATGATTGACGGGCTGACCACCCTCTACAACCGCGGATATTTCGACGAGCGGTTTGCGGAAGAGTTGAGCCGCGCCCAAAGACATGGGCACGAGGTGACGCTGTGTCTGGCGGACCTGGACAATTTCAAGGCCATCAACGATACCTACGGGCATCTCGTGGGCGATCGCGTGCTGCACGAGGTGGCGCGCTGCTTCAAGGTGCAGTTGCGGACATCGGACTTTGCTGCACGCTATGGGGGAGAGGAATTCGTGCTCATCCTTGCGGAAACCTCCCTTGAGGGCGGCGCCCTGGCGGCGGAGAAAATCCGCAAAGCCATCACAGATATGGTGTTCGAGGTCAGCCCGGACCCCGACGAGGATCTGCTTCAGATCACCTGCAGCTTCGGGATTTCGGCATATCCCGTGCACGGGGGCACGCAGGAGAATGTGATTCATCAGGCGGACCGGGCGCTCTATCGGGCTAAGGCCGAGGGTGGAAACAAGGTGGTCTCCGCCTGA
- a CDS encoding cytochrome bc complex cytochrome b subunit: MSEKLAGWINERIPFEWGILRKSLDEPIPRHMHKWWFCLGGTPLYLFVIQILSGIALAIYYVPEPGAAFESVRYITREAPFGWWVRGVHRWSAELMVVSVILHMIRVFFTGAYRRPRELNWFIGMGLLVAVLTFGFSGYSLVYNQLSYWATVVGANITSAVPLVGEFAGGFLRGGPEITANTLTRMYILHIVVLPVATIALIAFHLFLLRLHGVSEQEEGAKEGAGEESGRFFPFYPDHLMTELTVGLFLIFLISQLAIIFPVGLGEPANPAVTPAHIKPEWYFYPVFRYLKFFSFKVGIVSVVFFAAGMFAWPWIDAAIERRLPGRNVSFYFGIAAAVTMIMLILMEGLSGRVAFFTLFFAIAVAVVIALFILKGLLKQ, translated from the coding sequence CCATCCCGCGCCACATGCACAAATGGTGGTTCTGCCTGGGGGGGACCCCGCTCTACCTTTTCGTCATCCAGATCCTGAGCGGAATCGCCCTTGCCATCTACTATGTCCCCGAGCCCGGAGCGGCCTTCGAGTCGGTTCGCTACATCACCCGAGAAGCCCCCTTCGGCTGGTGGGTGCGGGGGGTTCACCGCTGGTCGGCCGAGTTGATGGTTGTGTCGGTGATTCTCCACATGATCCGGGTGTTCTTCACCGGCGCCTACCGCCGGCCCCGCGAGCTGAACTGGTTCATCGGCATGGGGCTCCTCGTCGCTGTTCTTACGTTCGGATTTTCGGGTTACTCGCTCGTCTACAACCAGCTCTCCTACTGGGCCACCGTGGTGGGTGCCAACATCACCTCGGCCGTGCCGCTGGTCGGAGAATTTGCGGGGGGCTTTCTCCGCGGCGGGCCCGAGATCACCGCCAACACCCTCACGCGCATGTATATCCTCCATATCGTGGTGTTGCCGGTGGCGACCATCGCCCTGATCGCGTTCCACCTGTTCCTGCTCCGCCTGCACGGCGTCAGCGAGCAGGAAGAGGGGGCGAAGGAAGGCGCCGGAGAAGAATCTGGGCGATTCTTCCCATTTTACCCCGATCATCTCATGACCGAGCTGACCGTCGGTCTATTCCTGATCTTTCTCATCAGCCAGCTGGCCATCATTTTCCCGGTCGGTCTCGGCGAGCCGGCCAACCCCGCTGTTACGCCTGCGCACATCAAGCCCGAATGGTATTTCTACCCGGTCTTCAGGTATCTCAAGTTCTTCTCCTTCAAGGTCGGGATTGTCAGCGTCGTATTTTTCGCGGCAGGCATGTTCGCTTGGCCCTGGATTGACGCCGCGATCGAGCGGCGCCTGCCGGGGCGGAACGTGAGCTTCTACTTCGGAATCGCCGCCGCCGTGACGATGATCATGCTCATCCTGATGGAAGGACTCTCGGGACGGGTGGCTTTCTTCACTCTGTTTTTCGCGATTGCCGTTGCCGTGGTTATCGCATTGTTTATATTGAAGGGCCTATTGAAACAGTGA
- a CDS encoding ABC transporter permease encodes MRRYILRRIALLIPVLWGVSTLVFAVTHIIPGDPVDLMLGETARPVEREALRRSLGLDRPLIVQYGEFLGGILRGDLGNSLHQKRPVLSVIAERVPATLELAGAAIAVALALALPLGILAARRAGSLADLAAGGLAILGASLPVFWIGPLLIIFFSIHLGWFPVSGRSGFLSLVLPAVTLGAALSAILMRMTRASLLEVLPQDYLSTARAKGLSERKVIWVHALRNACLPLITILSLQLGALLSGAIITETVFAWPGIGRLTIQAIAARDYPLVQGCVLLIAGAYVAANFLADLAYAWLDPRVRLG; translated from the coding sequence ATGCGGCGCTACATCCTCCGGCGCATCGCGCTTCTCATCCCCGTCCTGTGGGGGGTCTCGACCCTTGTCTTCGCCGTCACCCACATCATTCCCGGGGACCCGGTGGACCTGATGCTCGGTGAGACCGCGCGCCCCGTCGAGCGCGAGGCACTCCGCCGCTCGCTCGGTCTCGACCGCCCGCTCATTGTCCAGTACGGCGAGTTTCTGGGCGGAATCCTCCGCGGGGACCTGGGCAACTCGCTCCACCAGAAAAGACCGGTCCTCTCGGTCATAGCCGAGCGGGTTCCGGCCACGCTCGAGCTGGCGGGGGCGGCCATCGCCGTGGCGCTGGCCCTGGCCCTTCCGCTGGGAATCCTCGCCGCCCGGCGCGCGGGCTCGCTCGCGGACCTCGCCGCGGGGGGGCTCGCCATCCTCGGCGCGAGCCTGCCGGTCTTCTGGATCGGTCCGCTCCTCATCATTTTCTTCTCGATCCATCTCGGATGGTTCCCTGTCTCGGGGCGCTCGGGCTTCCTGAGCCTCGTGCTGCCCGCCGTGACGCTGGGGGCGGCGCTCTCCGCCATCTTGATGCGCATGACCCGGGCGAGCCTGCTCGAAGTGCTTCCGCAGGACTATCTCTCCACCGCCCGGGCAAAAGGGCTCTCCGAGCGCAAAGTCATCTGGGTGCACGCCCTTCGGAACGCCTGCCTCCCCCTCATCACCATCTTGAGCCTGCAACTGGGCGCGCTCCTCTCGGGCGCCATCATCACCGAGACCGTCTTCGCCTGGCCCGGCATCGGCCGCCTCACCATCCAGGCCATTGCGGCGCGGGACTATCCCCTCGTGCAGGGCTGCGTCCTCCTGATCGCCGGCGCCTATGTCGCCGCCAACTTCCTGGCCGATCTGGCCTACGCCTGGCTCGACCCCCGCGTGAGGCTCGGCTGA
- a CDS encoding multiheme c-type cytochrome — MNLRAKQVAVAVISLFFLGSLITVGYIESERLLPEKKAKPAVTKKNLSCMNCHAEKSPAVVAQWKDSRHAALGVGCMDCHEAKKGDPDAWEHEEALMAIIPTPKDCARCHEQQAEEFAASAHAKATENVAPLGSFRGAAAGEGSEAIGGCQKCHGNTVKVLKGGTLDPATWPNAGVGRTNPDGSKGSCNVCHARHQFAPAQARQPEACAKCHIGPEHPQIESYGESKHGLLVRSRIDEMNLASTEWIAGKNYSAAPTCATCHMSATKSLPVTHDVGERVARALGPIVSKKRENGERKRKNMMSACNACHGPEYTKAYFAQSDKILDRYNEKFAGPAEKIMEALRREGKLTPVLFDEKIEWVFFELWHHEGRRARKIAHLFKYKFLPEAERLSPGIAGRFVKGP; from the coding sequence GTGAATTTACGGGCCAAGCAGGTGGCGGTGGCGGTGATCAGCCTCTTTTTCCTGGGTTCGCTAATCACCGTGGGATATATCGAGAGCGAGCGCCTTCTCCCCGAGAAAAAGGCGAAACCGGCGGTCACGAAAAAGAACCTGAGCTGCATGAATTGCCACGCCGAAAAATCCCCGGCCGTCGTCGCCCAGTGGAAGGACAGCCGCCACGCCGCCCTCGGCGTCGGGTGCATGGACTGCCACGAGGCCAAAAAGGGTGATCCCGACGCCTGGGAGCACGAAGAGGCGCTCATGGCTATCATCCCCACCCCGAAGGACTGCGCCCGCTGCCATGAGCAGCAAGCCGAGGAATTCGCCGCAAGCGCCCACGCCAAGGCCACCGAGAACGTCGCCCCCCTCGGCAGTTTTCGCGGCGCGGCCGCCGGGGAGGGTTCCGAGGCGATCGGGGGCTGCCAGAAGTGCCACGGAAATACGGTGAAGGTTCTCAAGGGCGGAACGCTCGATCCCGCCACCTGGCCCAACGCCGGCGTGGGCCGGACCAATCCCGACGGCAGCAAGGGCTCGTGCAACGTCTGCCACGCGCGCCATCAGTTTGCTCCCGCCCAGGCCCGCCAGCCCGAGGCCTGCGCCAAGTGTCACATCGGCCCGGAGCATCCCCAGATCGAGTCCTACGGCGAATCGAAACACGGGCTCCTGGTCCGCTCGCGCATCGACGAGATGAACCTGGCCAGCACTGAGTGGATCGCCGGCAAGAACTACAGTGCCGCGCCCACCTGCGCGACCTGCCATATGAGCGCGACCAAGAGCCTGCCCGTCACCCACGACGTAGGGGAGCGGGTGGCCCGGGCCCTTGGGCCGATCGTCTCCAAAAAGCGCGAGAACGGAGAGAGAAAGCGCAAGAACATGATGAGCGCGTGCAACGCTTGCCACGGGCCCGAATACACGAAAGCCTACTTCGCCCAGTCCGACAAGATCCTCGATCGCTACAACGAAAAATTCGCCGGCCCGGCAGAGAAAATCATGGAGGCGCTGAGGCGCGAGGGGAAGCTCACGCCCGTGCTCTTCGACGAGAAGATCGAGTGGGTCTTCTTCGAGCTTTGGCACCACGAGGGTCGCCGCGCACGGAAGATCGCCCATCTTTTCAAATACAAGTTCCTCCCCGAGGCCGAGAGACTTTCCCCGGGGATCGCGGGGCGTTTCGTGAAAGGGCCATAA
- a CDS encoding cobalamin B12-binding domain-containing protein, protein MQERKIRILVAKPGLDGHDRGAKVVARALRDGGMEVIYTGLRQTPAQIVSAALQEDVDAIGLSVLSGAHRHLFVQVRELLRKEGMDDVILFGGGIIPNEDIGDLKKEGVDAIFTPGTSLETIVAYVREAVGKKWASENA, encoded by the coding sequence ATGCAGGAGCGCAAGATACGGATTCTGGTGGCCAAGCCGGGGCTCGACGGTCATGATCGCGGCGCCAAGGTGGTGGCCCGCGCCCTGCGGGATGGGGGCATGGAGGTGATCTACACCGGCCTTCGCCAGACGCCGGCGCAGATTGTCTCGGCCGCCCTGCAGGAAGACGTGGACGCGATCGGCCTATCGGTCCTCTCCGGGGCGCACCGCCATTTGTTTGTCCAGGTCCGCGAACTTCTCCGCAAGGAGGGGATGGATGATGTCATCCTTTTCGGCGGCGGAATCATCCCCAATGAGGATATCGGCGATCTGAAAAAAGAAGGGGTGGACGCCATTTTCACGCCCGGCACCTCGCTGGAAACGATCGTCGCCTATGTACGGGAAGCTGTCGGTAAAAAATGGGCAAGTGAAAACGCATGA
- a CDS encoding ABC transporter permease: MRRGAAIYLGAGILCALILTAALAPLLSAFDPGLQYLPGGLSAPSWLHPMGQDKLGRDIASRIFYGARVSLLVGVSAVSFSVLIGLIAGAIAGWAGGLWDELIMRISDIFLAFPGILLAIAIMSVLEPRLMNVALSLVAFGSVGYARLVRAQVLSLREQEYVTAARAAGGSALRIFYRHMLVNLLSPLIVEASFGMAGAIIAEAGLSFLGLGVQPPTPSWGAMLAEGRDFLLIAPHLTLFPGIAIALTVMGLNLLGDGLRDWLDPTQKR, encoded by the coding sequence ATGCGCCGGGGCGCCGCCATCTACCTGGGAGCGGGCATTTTGTGCGCCCTCATCCTCACAGCCGCCCTCGCACCGCTTCTCTCCGCGTTCGACCCCGGCCTCCAGTATCTCCCAGGGGGGCTTTCCGCGCCGAGCTGGCTCCATCCGATGGGACAGGACAAACTCGGCCGCGACATCGCGAGCCGCATTTTTTACGGCGCACGCGTCTCACTTCTCGTCGGCGTCTCGGCCGTTTCGTTTTCCGTTCTGATCGGCCTGATCGCCGGGGCCATCGCCGGCTGGGCCGGCGGGCTCTGGGATGAGCTGATCATGCGGATATCCGACATCTTTCTCGCCTTTCCCGGCATTCTCCTCGCCATCGCCATCATGTCGGTCCTCGAGCCCCGCCTGATGAATGTCGCCTTGTCGCTGGTCGCTTTCGGATCGGTCGGTTACGCGCGCCTGGTGCGCGCGCAGGTTCTCTCTCTGCGCGAGCAGGAATACGTCACGGCGGCGCGGGCGGCGGGCGGGAGCGCCCTCCGCATCTTCTACCGGCACATGCTGGTGAACCTGCTCTCCCCCCTCATCGTCGAAGCGAGCTTCGGGATGGCGGGCGCCATCATCGCCGAGGCGGGGCTTTCGTTTCTCGGATTGGGTGTGCAGCCCCCCACGCCGAGCTGGGGGGCGATGTTGGCCGAGGGCAGAGACTTCCTGCTCATCGCGCCGCATCTCACTCTCTTCCCCGGCATTGCGATCGCGCTGACGGTGATGGGGCTCAATCTACTGGGAGACGGACTGCGGGATTGGCTGGACCCGACTCAGAAAAGATAG
- a CDS encoding tetratricopeptide repeat protein has protein sequence MICDKAGRGGALLLFVLLAAGCSVSEKAEKPASPEAPSKPAPESPSQALSLYNRAIEEVRAGRLGAAVPLLQGTLRAQPDLYLAHLALGDIYRKQGKRKEARLAYRRVLALKPDHPESHVALGQLAETARSQELALHHYEKAVRARPEFFLARFRLGVLRFHRKQYAAAVSNLRVAARLRPEHSGARYWLWLSLAERGEAADWEVALGRKIVVSGDTTPVTYYRGRAAALYRAKRYEAALETIQRAVGVNPNWRDPRWKIVLDEMARYKRAIERAGNLTGK, from the coding sequence ATGATATGTGACAAGGCCGGAAGAGGAGGCGCCCTTCTCCTCTTTGTGCTGCTCGCCGCCGGGTGTTCGGTTTCAGAAAAGGCGGAGAAACCGGCCTCTCCTGAAGCGCCTTCAAAGCCGGCGCCCGAGTCCCCATCCCAGGCCCTTTCGCTCTACAACCGGGCGATTGAGGAGGTGCGCGCCGGCCGCCTCGGCGCGGCCGTCCCCCTTTTGCAAGGCACCCTGCGGGCGCAGCCTGATCTTTATCTCGCGCACTTGGCCCTCGGGGACATCTACCGGAAGCAGGGGAAGCGAAAAGAGGCACGCCTGGCCTACCGCCGCGTGCTCGCCCTCAAGCCCGATCATCCCGAAAGCCATGTCGCCTTGGGACAGCTGGCCGAGACGGCCCGCAGTCAGGAACTCGCCCTCCACCACTATGAGAAAGCGGTTCGTGCCCGGCCCGAATTTTTCCTGGCGCGGTTTCGCCTGGGCGTTCTCCGGTTTCACCGGAAGCAATACGCCGCTGCCGTGTCGAATCTGCGCGTTGCGGCCCGGCTCCGCCCGGAGCACAGCGGCGCGCGCTACTGGCTTTGGCTGAGCTTGGCCGAACGGGGCGAAGCGGCGGACTGGGAGGTCGCCCTGGGCCGGAAAATAGTTGTCTCGGGGGACACTACCCCGGTCACCTATTACCGGGGGCGGGCCGCCGCCCTCTATCGTGCGAAGCGGTATGAGGCCGCGCTAGAGACGATCCAGCGGGCGGTGGGCGTGAATCCGAACTGGCGCGACCCGCGCTGGAAAATCGTCCTGGATGAAATGGCCCGGTACAAAAGGGCAATCGAAAGGGCCGGAAATTTGACCGGAAAATGA